The Terriglobus roseus region GAGGGGAGTTGGATTTTCAAAAGGATGGGCGCTATTGGCATTGAAGAATCCGCCGCCATTGGTGCCCAGCATCTTAATCGCTTCCTGCGAGGCAACAGGACCTTGTGCAATGCTCTGCGTAGTAACTGTAGCGGGCTTGCCATCGCTGCCGGTCACTGTTTGTGATTCAACGAGCTTCACGGTGTCATAAGGCTTCAGGTTCTGAATAACTCCCTGAGAGACCAGCAGGAGTGACAGGACAATGGAAAGAGGAAGCAAGATCCAGAGCGTGCCTCGTGTGAGGTCAAACCAGAAGTTGCCAATCGTTTTGCTTTCCTTGCGCGCGATGCCACGAACGAATGCCATTGCGAGCGCAAGCCCGACAGCTGCAGACCAGAAATTATGCGTGGCCAATGCGAGCATCTGAGTGAGATAGCTCATGGTCGTTTCTGGTACATAAGACTGCCAGTTTGTATTGGTTGTAAATGAGATTGCTGTGTTCCAGGCGAGTGAAGACTCAACACCATGTAGATGTTGCGGATTCCATGGAAGACGCCCTTGCACTCTTTGAACAATGTAGGTAAGCAGCAAGGTCGCGGCACTGAAGATCAGCATGGCAAGGCCATACTTTGTCCAATGCATCTCCTCATCCGGATCAATACCAGAAACCCGGTATAGGATTCGCTCACATGGCCCAAGAATGGGATCGAGAAAGGTCTTGCGACGTTCAAATACTGCGGTCATATAGCTGCCTACTGGCTTTGCCAGTAAAAGGACAGCTGCGATGAAGATTGTGATTTGGAGCCAGCCGTTCAAACTCATGACTAGAACTTCTCCGGGCGAAGTAAAGCGTAGACAAGGTAGACCATCAGCAATGCCGACAGGGTGAGAAGAATCACATTGAGAATCATGGACGTGTTCCTTTGAGGCGGTTACAGCCGTGGACATACGCCACAGCAAGACTGAAGACGAATGTGAGTGAAACGATTGCAATGAGATCGAGCATCAATGCCTCCTTACCAACTGCCTTGTTTTGTGCCCCACCAATACATCAGCCCCAGTGTGGCGGTTGTTTGTGCATGGAGCAGGGAGCCTTCGGTGTCGCTGAGAAAATAGCGTTGATTGGACCAGTCGCGGCGGTACTCTGCGCGAGCAATAAAGCCTGGCGCAAAGGTACGATCAAGTGAAACGGTAGCCTCTTTGAGTGCTTGCGTGGTGCCGCTGAATAGGCCTCCACGATCGTCAAAGTATTCCGTGCGTGCGCCAAGATTCCAATCGTGTGGCAGTGCGTACTTAGCAGTAAGGCTGCCGATCACCACACGGCCCGGTTGCTGCTCTTGAACAGTACGATTCAAGACATAGTCGGCTTCGCCAATGAATGTCAGCTTTGTCGTCGGCCGCCAGGTGGCATAGGTGTCGAAGATGTGTTCACGCCCGTTAGGTGCGGGAGAAATGTTCGCGATGGGTAATCCCGGTGGAACGAGAGAAGGCGTCGTTGGAGAATTTGTCGATGGAAGAACATCACGTGCTTCCTGCCCAAAGTAGTAGTTCACGTTCCACGTCAGAGAAGATGCCGGATGCAGAGTGAAGAGGAAGCCCTGCGACTTGAAACCGTTAAAGTCTTCTGTCTCATTCGCACCATTCACTAGCCAATAAGTGAAGTTCAGCTTGGGAGTGAAGTTGTAAGACGCACGAAGGCCCATGTGGTAGAAGGGCAGATAGTCAAAGCTATAAGCGCGCGAATAGAGGATTTGATCTTTGCTGTAATTGCCTTCGTTCCCAAGTGAGCTTGCAAACTTTCCGAAGTCCAGTTGAATCCCTGTGCCGACGGGAGCCAGATAGGATCCGTAGCTCTGGAAGAGATTGCGCCATACTTGGGGACGCTGTTCGTTAGCAGGAGAGCCCTGTAGTGTTTCCGTGGCCTGCCCGAACTGAAGGTCAATGCGACCACCAAGACGGCTCTCCGGCGTTGGGAGATGTTCCACTACGAGATTCACCTGATTCAGTGAGAAGTTGTTGCTGGTGACGTCGAAAGCGCGCAACAGATTGACTCGGCCTACCGGCGCGTTAAAGTTGTAGCCGTAGTAACCATCTACGCCAAAGCTAAGCGTTGTACCGCGGAGAAAAGAAAGGCCGTGGGAATCGGTTGCTGTGATGAATGCTGGAGTGGTTTCTACGGCGGGCGGTGTTGCCGGAGCAGCGACAGATTCGGGAGAATTGGTCGTCGTGGAAGCTTGATGGTTCTCTGCTTCAAGTTGTTCTAAGCGGTCGGAAATTACTTTCAGCTGTTGCCGAAGACTACGTAGCTCAGCCTCACGATCGCTCTGTCTTGTGACCTCTTGGGTTGAGATCACTGCTTGTGCGGGGAGCGCGGTTGCCGATGCAAGCAGCATCAAGCATACAAGTCCTATCGTGCGGAACTTCATACCTGCCTCCTTGACCATTGAAGGCGAGGGGTGCGTAGAAAGT contains the following coding sequences:
- the kdpF gene encoding K(+)-transporting ATPase subunit F, which produces MILNVILLTLSALLMVYLVYALLRPEKF
- a CDS encoding outer membrane beta-barrel protein, translating into MKFRTIGLVCLMLLASATALPAQAVISTQEVTRQSDREAELRSLRQQLKVISDRLEQLEAENHQASTTTNSPESVAAPATPPAVETTPAFITATDSHGLSFLRGTTLSFGVDGYYGYNFNAPVGRVNLLRAFDVTSNNFSLNQVNLVVEHLPTPESRLGGRIDLQFGQATETLQGSPANEQRPQVWRNLFQSYGSYLAPVGTGIQLDFGKFASSLGNEGNYSKDQILYSRAYSFDYLPFYHMGLRASYNFTPKLNFTYWLVNGANETEDFNGFKSQGFLFTLHPASSLTWNVNYYFGQEARDVLPSTNSPTTPSLVPPGLPIANISPAPNGREHIFDTYATWRPTTKLTFIGEADYVLNRTVQEQQPGRVVIGSLTAKYALPHDWNLGARTEYFDDRGGLFSGTTQALKEATVSLDRTFAPGFIARAEYRRDWSNQRYFLSDTEGSLLHAQTTATLGLMYWWGTKQGSW